The Flavobacterium jumunjinense genome includes a region encoding these proteins:
- a CDS encoding DUF2931 family protein, with protein MEQKFDWSATLSAPKEYPVQVYEGNIIAKDYQQSFTGFGDVNTGWGNYAASVIMGPDVKSIPDSLNIAWHSYVNQKNFIGKWKLPKEQIYKLFEEGFVDSSTNMKITYTTIVVGLSPNGLAVLWLQGGAKQIEVAHFVATEDVHLDISKIENAYMFEKEYNDIVLSDLNEQYNTIDRIKQETYPALDVYEIFRNRYLWKPLIELPNGNKLNEFVLHTYNGEVEIDGPNTSGIAIDYQKRAIIKSISFSWIDEHNKKVADCWLENFNENEIVKAFGSFNESEKIDLIIKIVNNSKVNLLLKSNDKEIEIKNFKTIIE; from the coding sequence ATGGAACAAAAATTTGATTGGTCAGCAACATTATCAGCACCTAAAGAATATCCAGTGCAAGTTTATGAGGGTAATATTATAGCAAAAGATTATCAACAATCTTTTACAGGTTTTGGAGATGTTAATACAGGATGGGGAAATTATGCTGCTTCCGTTATTATGGGACCAGACGTTAAAAGCATTCCTGATAGTTTAAACATTGCTTGGCATTCCTATGTGAATCAAAAAAACTTTATAGGAAAATGGAAGCTTCCTAAGGAGCAAATTTATAAGTTGTTTGAAGAAGGTTTTGTAGACTCTTCAACGAATATGAAAATAACATACACTACTATTGTTGTTGGGTTATCTCCAAATGGATTAGCTGTTCTTTGGCTACAAGGAGGGGCTAAACAAATAGAAGTGGCACATTTTGTAGCAACTGAAGATGTACATTTAGATATTTCAAAAATAGAGAATGCTTATATGTTTGAAAAGGAATATAACGATATCGTTTTGTCAGATTTGAATGAACAGTATAATACTATCGATAGAATTAAACAAGAGACTTATCCAGCCTTAGATGTTTATGAAATTTTTAGAAATAGATATTTATGGAAACCTTTAATAGAGTTGCCAAATGGCAATAAACTTAATGAGTTTGTTCTTCATACTTATAATGGTGAAGTAGAAATAGATGGTCCAAATACAAGTGGAATTGCAATCGATTATCAAAAAAGAGCAATCATAAAATCAATTTCATTTAGTTGGATTGATGAACATAATAAAAAAGTTGCCGATTGTTGGTTAGAAAATTTCAATGAAAATGAAATAGTTAAGGCTTTTGGAAGCTTTAATGAATCTGAAAAAATTGATTTAATAATTAAAATAGTTAACAATTCCAAAGTAAATCTATTGTTGAAAAGTAACGATAAAGAGATAGAGATTAAAAATTTTAAAACGATAATAGAGTAA
- a CDS encoding type VI secretion system Vgr family protein, whose amino-acid sequence MAISTTIRIQIGGESLTRFSKLVIHQKVHTHHTFSLLQPLPKEFVSQAIDKSQSYIGQTIKIEIQPSSLRTSSPLLFNGIITEAQMIRTSGAAGGIIINGYSPTIAMEGTPKTQSFSDDSLSDIIKKITGSYPQRELQPTVDIKNDTSLPYVVQYRESDFGFACRMAQKKGQWFYYNGEELTFGQPKSKNFVLEYGRSLHSFNIEMRAKPLGFEYLGYDSSNAETQKANATEVNYQPEGYSKVMYESSKKLFPDDSTMLYTHPIEEGSARTHLIDRVTTQLQSRAADLVTAKGDSDETGLRIGDVVSIQEPAFSMTGNLLDGLQEQNFGSYIITDITHVCEESGSYHNTFQAVPDTVLAPPYGNVHNHPTADTQPAVVTDNNDPSGLGRVQVKFAWQDGNSPWIRMINPHAGGGKGMYFIPEIGEEVLVGFEAGNAEKPFVLGAMYNGSASSAYATSGNDKKVIQSRSGTKIIMNDAEGSVFVEDPSGNTWMMDGKGNISVNATKNFSIAAGENVSISAGKNISVSAGANIDNSANENITTVAGTDIIQSATGDIKESSDKRTEIVDKDFMRQADISNEIASEVSIFSEKENMTLQSGKTVEFNSAEKSKLF is encoded by the coding sequence ATGGCAATAAGCACTACTATACGCATCCAAATTGGAGGCGAATCTCTTACGCGATTTTCTAAGTTAGTGATACATCAAAAAGTACATACACATCATACTTTTTCATTATTACAACCTTTACCAAAAGAATTTGTGAGTCAAGCAATAGATAAATCACAAAGCTATATTGGTCAAACCATAAAAATTGAGATACAACCTTCAAGTTTAAGAACATCATCACCACTTTTGTTTAATGGGATAATAACAGAAGCACAAATGATTCGTACTTCGGGAGCAGCAGGAGGAATCATAATAAATGGTTATAGTCCAACCATTGCAATGGAAGGAACACCAAAAACACAATCTTTTTCAGACGATTCTTTGTCAGATATCATAAAAAAAATTACAGGCAGCTATCCTCAAAGAGAACTGCAACCGACAGTTGATATAAAAAACGATACAAGTTTGCCTTATGTAGTGCAATACAGAGAAAGCGATTTTGGCTTTGCCTGTAGAATGGCACAAAAAAAAGGACAATGGTTCTATTATAATGGAGAAGAATTAACATTCGGTCAACCAAAATCTAAAAATTTCGTATTAGAATATGGTCGATCGTTGCACAGTTTCAATATCGAAATGCGTGCGAAACCACTAGGTTTTGAATATTTAGGATATGATTCTAGTAATGCAGAAACACAAAAAGCGAATGCTACAGAAGTAAATTACCAGCCAGAAGGCTATTCTAAAGTAATGTATGAGAGTTCTAAAAAGCTTTTTCCAGACGATTCAACGATGCTTTATACACACCCTATCGAAGAAGGAAGTGCACGAACACATTTAATAGATAGAGTAACCACACAATTGCAATCTCGAGCAGCCGATTTAGTAACTGCAAAAGGAGATAGTGACGAAACAGGATTACGAATTGGAGACGTCGTTTCTATTCAAGAACCTGCTTTTTCAATGACAGGTAATCTATTAGATGGTCTGCAAGAGCAAAATTTTGGAAGCTATATCATTACTGATATTACTCATGTTTGTGAAGAATCGGGCTCCTATCACAACACTTTTCAAGCCGTTCCAGATACCGTTTTAGCACCACCTTATGGAAACGTACACAATCATCCAACAGCAGATACGCAACCCGCAGTTGTTACAGATAATAATGATCCATCAGGATTAGGCCGTGTGCAAGTAAAGTTTGCTTGGCAAGACGGAAACTCACCATGGATTCGTATGATAAATCCACATGCAGGAGGAGGAAAAGGAATGTATTTTATTCCAGAAATAGGAGAAGAAGTATTAGTTGGTTTTGAAGCCGGAAATGCAGAGAAACCTTTTGTTCTTGGAGCAATGTATAACGGTAGTGCATCGAGTGCCTATGCGACTTCAGGTAACGATAAAAAGGTGATACAATCTAGAAGCGGAACAAAAATAATCATGAACGATGCAGAAGGAAGTGTTTTTGTTGAAGATCCAAGTGGAAACACATGGATGATGGATGGAAAAGGAAATATTAGTGTTAATGCGACTAAAAATTTCTCCATTGCAGCAGGTGAAAACGTGAGTATTTCAGCAGGAAAAAATATATCAGTAAGTGCAGGAGCAAATATTGATAATTCTGCCAATGAAAACATTACAACAGTTGCGGGTACAGATATTATACAAAGTGCAACAGGAGATATTAAGGAATCATCAGATAAACGCACTGAAATAGTAGATAAAGATTTTATGCGTCAAGCTGATATTTCTAATGAAATAGCTTCAGAGGTTTCTATTTTCAGTGAAAAAGAAAATATGACACTTCAAAGCGGAAAAACAGTAGAGTTTAATAGTGCAGAAAAATCTAAATTATTCTAA
- a CDS encoding PAAR-like protein: protein MEPLTDEEREAKIVTLEAEQENKEAEKEEQKEAEKSEHEDKYFVVNGGTCVCNKAQDVNKEAEIVVSKNSKLIINDDAKKFAATEEDIKMKPASSTFGKCILQPTSSDYLACMPAFLPKWEKAYDKKTVDGKKILTELSTLQCTIGGKIEIKKHGQEYSVVKEHAENTNAAEQALVNPAVPMPVLEMKYPSVSSIVLKEITGRARFGEIKSEGSGVEKIRIRLNEELTFKANLNKGNEKLTSWVIYEMKMGKVAAKFITLEQKGTSFQNTFSTLGTYRVEGYGKPKTPTYNDGKNDKNYTDCSIDVEVIVNKLDGNVLLPKEASNFTRVKGKENTLRQGTPATFEAKFLLDPNKEELGNLQIYATDASGNVVASGTQSGNTFTFTPTNSKAKYTILAKYTNLEGQVETQTFSATTESIYVNSISHADEVIRPETPMNFKVVNTQFKTTGSLTNEEAATVKWNLNGQLVGTGSCVEIPGVYFLKEGKYVVEAYVNTANASVTSGSNKDNEKDDWHFEVKKNDVLRFGYIGGVPKVGKTTQLKADKFIMPPIAGEKVVWNVFGKILENTSYNNPVIDITPGYARKENVTCKINHQKGVSQSIEIAEAEILDAHFTDSNGIKIENASWEQTVYIYIDAKHLSGEEINIKVYDQDYFDGNDHVGSVNTKSYNGKPLEFKLDKTVKDKTGSNGKLYFKVSAPHLTLKNSDTRFPSEKLTVEDAINFENPIIGEENGLKKHYLVDYDDISWFYVNTTGIKDTTKLKIGVWQYNKEKELVHILALKHTLDKDGVLKAKIEWNKIQKIKTSRIVYIRVKDENDKILCDSVSKMNEAALTLQFTPTAVKMVENKAAMVVGTSPVVKIEKEKQVIFPLLVKPENDKGKKWGKTRNWTANQGANMTTFNANRDGGKRKHAARDLYTNELESVVAICAGVVLDVSDFYCKTHEVVISHKTKDGRSFIIRYGELDPKSIKVVVGQEIEQEHEIGKTGKLLKYLPVKKEYTPLMKIGEDIVYMLHFEHFTGAKGLDIKESLSNSTKPYSRRSDLIDSLSILQEGYRNSFGVVSQIVKNDDDGFTEHDARLVLMKIYDLYGKEMAQTIESMYRWECKHFKSEQYKNCGAPGMEVSGNNSAPNYGWDGTLYLSHPEYKPVGLWEAFEGKGKSGQGGNAQINDKKKKYIKFPSVEAGMMYVVNFIQRHDNNIGRWHSLDATIQNNYKKDIKTAVPRIVNSF from the coding sequence ATGGAACCACTAACAGATGAAGAAAGAGAAGCAAAAATTGTAACTTTAGAAGCTGAGCAAGAAAATAAAGAAGCCGAAAAGGAAGAGCAGAAAGAGGCAGAAAAAAGTGAGCACGAAGATAAGTACTTTGTTGTTAATGGTGGTACATGTGTTTGTAACAAAGCTCAAGATGTTAATAAAGAGGCTGAAATTGTTGTGTCAAAAAATAGTAAATTGATCATTAATGACGATGCTAAAAAATTTGCTGCAACCGAAGAAGATATTAAAATGAAACCTGCATCATCTACTTTTGGAAAATGTATATTGCAACCTACAAGTAGTGATTATTTGGCTTGTATGCCTGCGTTTTTACCTAAATGGGAAAAAGCTTATGACAAGAAAACCGTTGATGGAAAAAAAATATTAACAGAACTTTCCACATTACAATGTACAATTGGAGGGAAAATAGAAATTAAAAAACACGGACAAGAGTATAGTGTTGTAAAAGAGCATGCCGAAAATACAAATGCAGCCGAACAAGCCTTGGTTAATCCTGCAGTGCCAATGCCAGTTTTGGAAATGAAATACCCAAGCGTTTCAAGTATTGTTTTAAAAGAAATTACAGGAAGAGCAAGGTTTGGCGAAATAAAGTCAGAAGGTTCAGGTGTTGAAAAAATAAGGATACGTTTAAATGAAGAGCTAACCTTCAAGGCAAATTTAAATAAAGGAAACGAAAAACTTACTTCGTGGGTAATCTATGAAATGAAAATGGGTAAAGTTGCAGCGAAATTTATCACTTTAGAACAAAAAGGGACTTCTTTTCAAAACACTTTTTCAACATTAGGAACATATCGTGTAGAGGGCTACGGAAAGCCTAAAACACCAACGTATAATGATGGGAAAAATGATAAAAATTATACCGATTGTTCTATCGATGTTGAAGTTATTGTCAACAAGTTAGACGGGAATGTTCTACTCCCAAAAGAAGCAAGTAATTTTACAAGAGTTAAAGGGAAAGAAAACACACTACGACAAGGAACGCCAGCTACTTTTGAAGCGAAGTTTCTATTAGATCCAAATAAAGAAGAGTTAGGAAACCTACAAATATATGCAACCGATGCTTCGGGTAATGTTGTTGCGTCTGGAACACAATCTGGAAATACATTCACGTTTACACCAACAAATTCTAAAGCGAAGTATACCATTCTTGCGAAATATACTAATTTAGAAGGACAAGTAGAAACCCAAACTTTCAGTGCAACTACAGAAAGTATTTATGTGAACAGTATTTCTCATGCAGATGAAGTTATTCGTCCAGAAACACCTATGAATTTTAAAGTGGTTAATACCCAATTTAAAACTACAGGAAGTTTAACCAATGAAGAAGCTGCAACAGTAAAATGGAATTTGAACGGACAGCTTGTTGGAACAGGTTCGTGTGTAGAAATTCCAGGAGTTTACTTTTTAAAAGAAGGGAAATATGTAGTTGAAGCTTATGTAAATACAGCTAATGCAAGTGTAACAAGCGGTTCAAATAAAGACAATGAAAAAGACGATTGGCATTTTGAAGTAAAGAAAAACGATGTTCTTCGATTTGGCTATATAGGTGGCGTACCTAAAGTTGGAAAAACGACCCAACTTAAAGCTGATAAATTTATAATGCCGCCAATAGCAGGTGAAAAAGTAGTATGGAATGTTTTTGGTAAAATACTCGAAAATACAAGCTATAACAATCCAGTGATAGACATAACGCCTGGATATGCGCGTAAAGAAAATGTAACATGCAAAATTAACCATCAAAAAGGAGTTTCACAAAGTATAGAGATTGCGGAAGCAGAAATACTAGACGCTCATTTTACCGATAGTAACGGAATTAAAATTGAGAATGCAAGCTGGGAACAAACGGTTTATATATATATAGATGCAAAACATCTGTCAGGAGAAGAAATAAATATAAAAGTATACGATCAAGATTATTTTGATGGTAATGATCATGTAGGTTCTGTAAATACAAAGAGTTATAACGGAAAACCCCTAGAATTCAAACTGGATAAAACAGTAAAGGATAAAACGGGTTCAAACGGGAAATTATACTTTAAAGTTTCTGCACCACACTTAACCTTAAAGAATAGCGATACGAGATTTCCAAGTGAAAAATTGACCGTTGAAGACGCTATTAACTTCGAAAACCCAATTATAGGCGAAGAAAATGGCTTAAAAAAACATTATCTAGTAGATTATGATGATATAAGTTGGTTCTATGTAAACACAACAGGAATAAAAGACACAACAAAGTTAAAAATAGGTGTTTGGCAATACAATAAAGAAAAGGAATTAGTACATATATTGGCTTTAAAGCATACATTAGATAAAGACGGAGTTCTAAAAGCAAAAATAGAATGGAATAAAATACAAAAAATAAAAACATCACGCATAGTTTACATACGAGTAAAAGACGAGAACGACAAAATACTGTGTGATTCAGTAAGTAAAATGAACGAAGCTGCCTTAACCTTGCAGTTTACTCCTACTGCTGTAAAAATGGTCGAAAATAAAGCGGCTATGGTGGTGGGAACAAGTCCAGTTGTTAAAATTGAAAAAGAAAAACAAGTTATTTTTCCACTCTTAGTAAAGCCTGAAAACGATAAAGGAAAAAAATGGGGTAAAACAAGGAATTGGACGGCAAATCAAGGAGCAAATATGACTACTTTTAATGCAAATAGAGATGGGGGAAAAAGAAAACATGCAGCGAGAGATTTATATACTAATGAATTAGAATCTGTTGTAGCAATATGTGCAGGAGTTGTTCTCGATGTTTCAGATTTTTACTGTAAAACACATGAAGTTGTTATTTCTCATAAGACTAAAGATGGTCGTTCTTTTATAATTAGATATGGAGAGTTAGACCCAAAGAGTATAAAGGTTGTTGTTGGTCAAGAGATTGAACAAGAACATGAGATTGGTAAAACAGGAAAGTTATTGAAATACTTGCCAGTTAAAAAAGAATATACTCCTTTAATGAAAATTGGTGAAGATATAGTGTATATGTTGCATTTTGAGCATTTTACTGGAGCTAAAGGATTAGATATAAAAGAGTCACTTTCTAATAGTACTAAGCCATATAGTAGAAGAAGTGATTTGATAGATTCATTATCTATTTTGCAAGAAGGTTATAGGAATTCGTTTGGAGTTGTTTCTCAAATAGTAAAAAATGATGATGATGGTTTTACAGAACATGATGCAAGGTTAGTATTAATGAAAATATATGATCTTTATGGAAAAGAAATGGCTCAAACAATTGAGAGTATGTATAGATGGGAGTGTAAACATTTTAAATCTGAACAATATAAAAATTGTGGAGCACCTGGAATGGAAGTTTCTGGTAATAATTCTGCTCCTAATTATGGTTGGGATGGTACTTTGTACTTAAGTCATCCAGAGTATAAGCCTGTTGGATTATGGGAAGCTTTTGAAGGTAAAGGTAAGAGTGGTCAAGGTGGAAATGCTCAGATTAATGATAAAAAGAAGAAATATATAAAGTTTCCTAGTGTAGAAGCAGGAATGATGTATGTTGTTAATTTTATTCAAAGACATGATAATAATATTGGAAGGTGGCATTCGTTAGATGCTACAATACAAAATAATTATAAAAAAGATATTAAAACAGCAGTTCCAAGAATAGTAAATAGTTTTTAA
- a CDS encoding carboxypeptidase-like regulatory domain-containing protein translates to MKNFLIICFFYLFSCSSAKKHVIQNEINGTVLNIENETVSNVDVKFYNDGDDFGFVPKSLKTDENGFFSVKEVKVKGDYRITNLLSEKLPSKIIFKKEGYLSDTIRIADYSNANKEEVMKMNVILKRVINN, encoded by the coding sequence ATGAAGAATTTTCTAATTATTTGTTTTTTCTATTTGTTTTCATGTTCATCTGCTAAAAAACATGTCATACAAAACGAAATTAATGGAACGGTGTTGAACATAGAAAATGAAACAGTTAGTAATGTTGATGTTAAATTCTATAATGATGGAGACGATTTTGGATTTGTCCCTAAGTCTTTAAAAACAGATGAAAATGGATTTTTCAGTGTTAAAGAAGTAAAAGTAAAAGGAGATTACCGAATCACAAATTTGTTAAGTGAAAAATTACCAAGTAAAATCATTTTCAAAAAAGAAGGTTATTTATCAGATACAATTAGAATAGCAGATTATTCGAATGCAAATAAAGAAGAAGTGATGAAAATGAATGTCATACTAAAAAGAGTCATAAATAACTAA